The following proteins come from a genomic window of Natrinema saccharevitans:
- a CDS encoding HalOD1 output domain-containing protein, whose product MLLSVDRSDATAGQSVCFDIIAAVAEREGIDPVDLEPPEYEALYDVVNPEALDALFATRSNGTQRPTGRVEFPFCGYHVVVDSDGEVEVSDPETDLE is encoded by the coding sequence ATGCTACTCTCAGTCGATCGTTCCGACGCGACAGCCGGCCAATCAGTCTGTTTCGATATCATCGCCGCTGTCGCCGAGCGGGAAGGCATCGATCCGGTAGACCTCGAACCGCCCGAGTACGAGGCCCTCTACGACGTCGTCAACCCCGAGGCGCTCGATGCGCTGTTTGCGACCCGCTCGAACGGCACACAGCGGCCGACCGGCCGCGTCGAATTCCCCTTCTGTGGCTATCACGTGGTCGTCGACAGCGACGGCGAGGTCGAGGTGTCCGACCCCGAGACGGACCTGGAGTGA
- a CDS encoding MoaD/ThiS family protein — METDQTTSTAPRSVATEDRDPETTTVTVRCTGHVRTAVGTHELEFTFEGDRLRDFLENFFAVYDLENMLIAETEADATHSGWAPVPDDLPGTWRKNPEGDQTRPYARVCVNGRFNEHLGGFETELEEGDRVALIYPFMFCC; from the coding sequence ATGGAGACTGACCAGACCACGTCGACCGCGCCGCGATCGGTCGCGACCGAGGACCGCGACCCCGAGACGACTACCGTGACCGTCCGCTGTACCGGTCACGTCCGCACCGCCGTCGGGACCCACGAACTCGAATTCACCTTCGAGGGCGACCGCCTGCGGGACTTCCTCGAGAACTTCTTCGCGGTGTACGACCTCGAGAACATGCTCATCGCCGAGACCGAAGCCGACGCGACCCACAGCGGCTGGGCTCCGGTCCCCGACGACCTGCCCGGCACCTGGCGCAAGAACCCCGAGGGCGACCAGACCCGGCCCTACGCTCGCGTCTGTGTCAACGGCCGCTTCAACGAACACCTCGGCGGGTTCGAGACGGAACTCGAGGAGGGCGATCGCGTCGCCCTGATCTATCCGTTTATGTTCTGCTGTTGA